A region from the Longimicrobium sp. genome encodes:
- a CDS encoding methyltransferase domain-containing protein, which yields METERGTEGALERELRAEVEVREERFEHGGFAADVLLPRAPDLLIDPAEFEADERLPYWAELWPSARGLARHLLDHPPAGEPIIELGCGVALPSLALRWLGRDPLATDYYADALRFARANAERNGVAPLSTALFDWRQAPPGRFGLVLAADVLYELRNGLALVELLPRLVAPGGRVLLADPGRIHAGEFHSRMHLAGWRVREVDARVETSDPATGATSTVRIFEIGLRQD from the coding sequence ATGGAGACGGAGCGGGGGACGGAGGGCGCGCTGGAGCGCGAGCTGCGCGCGGAGGTCGAGGTGCGCGAGGAGCGGTTCGAGCACGGCGGCTTCGCGGCCGACGTGCTCCTTCCCCGCGCGCCCGACCTGCTGATCGACCCCGCCGAGTTCGAGGCGGACGAGCGGCTCCCTTACTGGGCCGAGCTGTGGCCCTCGGCGCGCGGCCTCGCCCGGCACCTGCTGGACCACCCGCCCGCCGGGGAGCCGATTATCGAGCTGGGGTGCGGCGTCGCCCTCCCGTCGCTGGCGCTCCGGTGGCTGGGGCGCGACCCCCTGGCCACCGACTACTACGCCGACGCGCTGCGCTTCGCCCGCGCCAACGCCGAGCGCAACGGCGTGGCCCCCTTGAGCACCGCGCTCTTCGACTGGCGGCAGGCGCCGCCGGGGCGCTTCGGGCTGGTGCTCGCGGCGGACGTGCTCTACGAGCTGCGCAACGGCCTGGCGCTGGTGGAGCTGCTGCCGCGGCTGGTCGCCCCCGGCGGGCGCGTGCTGCTGGCCGACCCGGGGCGCATCCACGCCGGCGAGTTCCACAGCCGCATGCACCTGGCCGGCTGGCGCGTCCGCGAGGTCGACGCCCGCGTGGAGACGAGCGACCCGGCGACGGGCGCCACGAGCACGGTGCGTATCTTCGAAATCGGGCTGCGGCAGGATTGA